One region of Oryza glaberrima chromosome 7, OglaRS2, whole genome shotgun sequence genomic DNA includes:
- the LOC127778957 gene encoding probable galactinol--sucrose galactosyltransferase 2, with translation MTVTPQITVSDGRLAVRGRTVLTGVPENVTAAHASGAGLVDGAFVGADAGEAKSHHVFTFGTLQECRFMCLFRFKLWWMTQRMGSSGRDVPLETQFMLIEVPATAAGAGHDGGGDGEPVYVVMLPLLEGKFRAALQGNEHDELQICIESGDKTVQTEQGVNMVYIHAGTNPFDTITQAIKAVEKRMQTFHHRDKKKMPSFLDWFGWCTWDAFYTDVTADGVKQGLRSLANGGAPPRFLIIDDGWQQIGTEDDDTDEHPAVAVQEGAQFASRLTGIKENVKFQSKNGGAGEDTPGLRMLVEEVKGEHGVRQVYVWHAMAGYWGGVAPAPAMERYEAALAYPVQSPGVTANQPDIVMDSLSVLGLGLVHPRKVLDFYDELHAYLASCGVDGVKVDVQNIIETLGAGHGGRVALTRAYHRALEASVARSFPDNGCISCMCHNTDMLYSARQTAVVRASDDFYPRDPASHTIHVASVAYNTVFLGEFMQPDWDMFHSLHPAAEYHGAARAIGGCPIYVSDKPGNHNFDLLRKLVLPDGSVLRARLPGRPTRDCLFSDPARDGESLLKIWNLNKCGGVVGVFNCQGAGWCRVAKKTRVHDAAPGTLTGAVRADDVDAIAQVAGGDGGGWDGEAVVYAHRARELVRLPRGAALPVTLGALEYEVFHVCPVRAIAAAPGGAGVEFAPVGLLDMFNAGGAVEECAVDAAAAVALRVRGCGRFGAYFSRRPARCALDGADVGFTYDGDTGLVAVDLPVPEQEMYRWNLEIHV, from the exons ATGACGGTGACGCCGCAGATCACGGTGAGCGACGGGAGGCTGGCGGTGCGGGGGCGGACGGTGCTGACCGGCGTGCCGGAGAACgtgacggcggcgcacgcgTCCGGCGCCGGGCTCGTCGACGGCGCCTtcgtcggcgccgacgccggcgaggccaaGAGCCACCACGTCTTCACCTTCGGCACGCTCCA GGAATGCCGGTTCATGTGCCTGTTCAGGTTCAAGCTGTGGTGGATGACGCAGAGGATGGGCTCCTCCGGCCGCGACGTCCCGCTCGAGACCCAGTTCATGCTCATCGAggtccccgccaccgccgccggcgccggccacgacggtggcggcgacggcgagccggtGTACGTGGTGATGCTGCCGCTGCTGGAGGGGAAGTTCCGCGCGGCGCTGCAGGGAAACGAGCACGACGAGCTCCAGATCTGCATCGAGAGCG GGGATAAGACGGTGCAGACAGAGCAGGGCGTGAACATGGTGTACATCCACGCTGGGACCAACCCCTTCGACACGATCACCCAAGCCATCAA GGCAGTGGAGAAGCGAATGCAGACGTTCCACCACAGGGACAAGAAGAAG ATGCCGTCCTTCTTGGATTGGTTCGGGTGGTGCACATGGGACGCGTTCTACACCGACGTCACCGCCGACGGCGTCAAGCAGGGCCTCCGCAGCCTCGCCAatggcggcgcgccgccgcgcttccTCATCATCGACGACGGCTGGCAGCAGATCGGCACCGAGGACGACGACACGGACGAacaccccgccgtcgccgtccaggAGGGCGCCCAGTTCGCCAGCCGGCTCACCGGCATCAAGGAGAACGTCAAGTTCCAGAGCAagaacggcggcgccggcgaggacacGCCGGGGCTGAGGATgctggtggaggaggtgaagggGGAGCACGGCGTCCGGCAGGTGTACGTGTGGCACGCCATGGCCGGGTACTggggcggcgtggcgccggcgccggcgatggagcggtacgaggcggcgctggcgtACCCGGTGCAGTCGCCGGGGGTGACGGCGAACCAGCCGGACATCGTCATGGACTCCCTCTCCGTGCTCGGCCTGGGCCTCGTCCACCCGCGCAAGGTGCTCGACTTCTACGACGAGCTCCACGCCTACCTGGCGTCgtgcggcgtcgacggcgtgaAGGTGGACGTGCAGAACATCATCGAGACGCTCGGCGCCGGCCACGGCGGCCGCGTCGCGCTCACGCGAGCCTACCACCGCGCGCTCGAGGCGTCCGTGGCGCGGAGCTTCCCGGACAACGGCTGCATCTCCTGCATGTGCCACAACACCGACATGCTCTACAGCGCGCGCCAGaccgccgtcgtccgcgcctCCGACGACTTCTACCCTCGCGACCCGGCGTCCCACACCATCCACGTCGCCTCCGTCGCCTACAACACCGTCTTCCTCGGCGAGTTCATGCAGCCCGACTGGGACATGTTCCAT AGCTTGCACCCGGCGGCGGAGTACcacggcgcggcgagggcgatCGGCGGGTGTCCGATCTACGTCAGCGACAAGCCGGGGAACCACAACTTCGATCTGCTCAGGAAGCTCGTCCTCCCCGACGGCTCCGTGCTCCGGGCGCGCCTCCCCGGCCGCCCCACCCGCGACTGCCTCTTCTCCGACCCGGCGCGCGACGGCGAGAG TTTGCTCAAGATATGGAACCTGAACAAGTGCGGCGGCGTGGTCGGGGTGTTCAACTGCCAGGGCGCCGGGTGGTGCAGGGTGGCCAAGAAGACGCGCGTGCACGACGCGGCGCCCGGGACGCTCACcggcgccgtgcgcgccgacgacgtcgacgccatcgcgcaggtcgccggcggcgacggcggaggctgGGACGGGGAGGCCGTGGTGTACGCGCACCGGGCGCGTGAGCTGGTCCGGctgccgcgcggcgccgcgctGCCGGTGACGCTCGGGGCGCTCGAGTACGAGGTGTTCCACGTCTGCCCCGtccgcgccatcgccgctgcgccgggcggcgccggcgtcgagtTCGCGCCCGTCGGGCTCCTCGACATGTtcaacgccggcggcgccgtcgaggagtgcgccgtcgacgccgcagccgccgtggCGCTCAGGGTGCGCGGTTGCGGCCGGTTCGGCGCCTACTTCtcgcggaggccggcgaggtgcgcgctcgacggcgccgacgtGGGGTTCACCTACGACGGCGACACGgggctcgtcgccgtcgacctgcCGGTGCCGGAGCAGGAGATGTACAGGTGGAACCTGGAGATTCACGTCtag